A genomic region of Plasmodium malariae genome assembly, chromosome: 14 contains the following coding sequences:
- the PmUG01_14018200 gene encoding gamete antigen 27/25, putative translates to MQIFVLSALIKCDAGCMREDESKVEVRKTDTAEDKKYEYEYEHYMNGPPREDVKKWLDVEFHASADVLYHLLPLIKQKVDIFDKIKNTDIVLNTVREFEDKYSFRFIDESAREGCVRRIKGRLLYFLGLEYVTEEYCKKVQKYFWIEERLEEEMSVKMDEAKTFKDKKNVCRNSEEMKRLICTYEKDRNVHLTEDMILHTVCIARAVLLDFLKAQTIVPSKDLPMKPDDDTSPEIPDFNIDFDRGHGCPSFNRR, encoded by the coding sequence ATGCAAATTTTCGTCTTAAGCGCACTGATTAAGTGCGATGCTGGATGTATGAGGGAAGATGAATCTAAGGTAGAGGTTCGCAAAACAGATACTGCAGAAGATAAGAAGTATGAATATGAATATGAACATTATATGAATGGCCCCCCTAGAGAAGACGTTAAGAAATGGCTAGATGTAGAGTTTCATGCGTCTGCTGATGTGTTATACCACTTATTGCCTCTCATTAAACAGAAAGTAgatatttttgataaaataaagaatactGACATTGTTTTAAATACTGTTCGTGAATTTGAagataaatattcatttagaTTTATTGATGAAAGTGCTAGAGAAGGATGTGTTAGAAGAATAAAAGGAcgtcttctttattttctagGTTTGGAATATGTAACAGAAGAATACTGTAAAAAAGTACAGAAATATTTTTGGATAGAAGAAAGATTAGAAGAGGAAATGTCAGTTAAGATGGATGAGGCAAAAACATtcaaagataaaaaaaatgtgtgtCGTAATTCCGAAGAAATGAAAAGActtatatgtacttatgaAAAGGATAGAAATGTGCATTTAACAGAGGATATGATACTTCATACCGTATGTATAGCTAGGGCTGTCCTTTTAGATTTCCTAAAAGCACAAACTATTGTACCTTCTAAGGACTTACCAATGAAACCAGATGATGATACGTCCCCAGAAATACCAGATTTTAATATAGATTTTGATCGTGGACACGGATGCCCTAGTTTTAATAGAAGATGA
- the PmUG01_14018300 gene encoding gamete antigen 27/25, putative — MNIFTVLQIQIFVLYALIKCAAGSINEDAYKVKDSRTLTPGHKKYEYKYDHYKGGPVREEVKKWLDLEFHTSIDVLYALLPLSEEGHDIIDIINNSDLVLKTLRNFENKYSFRFIDENTRQHCNVRIKGRLLFFVRLKEITEEYCKQVQKYFWIEERLEEEMSVKVDKEQTMQEKKKMCRNIEEMKALVSIYEKDRSVQLTEDMILHTVCKARGVLLDLIKV; from the coding sequence atgaatatatttacagTTTTACAAATCCAAATTTTCGTCTTATACGCACTTATTAAGTGCGCTGCTGGAAGTATAAATGAAGATGCTTATAAAGTAAAGGATTCAAGAACATTAACTCCAGGTCATAAGAAGTATGAATACAAATATGATCATTATAAGGGTGGTCCCGTTAGAGAAGAAGTTAAGAAATGGTTAGATCTAGAGTTTCATACGTCTATTGATGTGTTATACGCATTGTTGCCTTTAAGTGAGGAGGGACATGATATtattgatataataaataatagtgACCTTGTTTTAAAAACTCTTcgtaattttgaaaataagtATTCATTCAGATTTATTGATGAAAATACTAGACAGCATTGTAATGTAAGAATAAAAGGACGtcttctattttttgtacgtttaaaagaaataacagAAGAATATTGTAAACAAGTACAGAAATATTTCTGGATAGAAGAAAGATTAGAAGAAGAAATGTCAGTTAAGGTAGATAAGGAACAAACAATgcaagagaaaaaaaagatgtgTCGTAATATTGAAGAAATGAAAGCTCTTGTAAgtatttatgaaaaagatAGAAGTGTACAGTTAACAGAAGATATGATCCTTCATACAGTATGTAAAGCTAGGGGCGTGCTTTTagatttaataaaagtataa